A stretch of Choristoneura fumiferana chromosome 29, NRCan_CFum_1, whole genome shotgun sequence DNA encodes these proteins:
- the LOC141444175 gene encoding uncharacterized protein encodes MERSLMFLTTLLLTTTANPVMTRQSLLKQLTQEQLCAKSFKVHNLYYSFTESKNVSGIPADMNVHWKTGNVYYTLISEEMKMSLQVLHNSGEIEAIKVTGLGQSTAVDNLNDIVYIATDNGVYKYKDDGTVEPYTAQGEDVMYLAVTTDGNTMYIATWPQNRVHVIFNDGKKQETFPAIPNGHGLTVDMRNNIYFVASKTSYILKAETTVPIKIKGLPNDKMTGIFVSRSDEVFGMDEDSNMFLIDPDNVSAKFVGAFGVTGVNTFGMDSSDNVFIGVKEAIKRFNALEKSPCDEYVD; translated from the coding sequence atggAGCGATCACTGATGTTCCTAACGACGTTACTACTAACAACAACCGCAAATCCAGTCATGACCCGACAGAGCTTACTGAAGCAGCTGACACAGGAACAACTCTGCGCTAAATCATTCAAAGTCCATAATCTATACTACTCCTTCACTGAAAGCAAGAATGTAAGCGGGATTCCAGCAGACATGAACGTACATTGGAAGACGGGAAATGTATATTACACTTTAATAAGCGAAGAAATGAAGATGAGTCTACAAGTATTACATAACAGCGGAGAAATAGAAGCAATAAAAGTAACAGGACTGGGACAATCAACTGCAGTAGATAACCTCAATGACATCGTCTACATAGCCACAGATAACGGAGTATACAAATACAAAGATGACGGTACTGTAGAACCGTATACAGCACAAGGGGAAGATGTTATGTATTTAGCTGTAACAACAGATGGGAATACGATGTATATAGCTACATGGCCGCAAAATCGAGTGCATGTGATATTCAACGATGGTAAAAAGCAAGAAACTTTCCCCGCGATACCAAACGGCCATGGTCTGACTGTGGATATGAGGAATAACATTTACTTCGTGGCGTCGAAGACATCGTATATCCTAAAGGCAGAGACTACGGTTCCTATCAAAATCAAAGGGTTACCGAATGATAAAATGACAGGGATCTTCGTTAGTCGATCTGATGAAGTTTTCGGGATGGACGAGGATAGTAATATGTTTTTGATTGACCCTGATAATGTCAGTGCTAAGTTCGTTGGGGCGTTTGGCGTGACAGGTGTGAACACGTTTGGGATGGACTCTTCCGATAACGTTTTTATAGGAGTGAAAGAGGCGATAAAGAGGTTCAATGCTCTGGAGAAGTCGCCGTGTGATGAGTATGTTGATTAA